The following proteins are encoded in a genomic region of Actinomadura sp. NAK00032:
- a CDS encoding NIPSNAP family protein has protein sequence MPKTVQLRTYTIREGLLDEWAARWRESVVPLRLKLGFGIGGAWLDHERSRFVWVIWYEGEETFEEANQRYWASPEREAMGLDPSEYLVDRDVRVVEQVY, from the coding sequence GTGCCGAAGACTGTCCAGTTGAGGACGTACACGATCAGGGAGGGCCTGCTCGATGAGTGGGCGGCCAGATGGCGGGAGTCGGTGGTGCCGCTGCGGTTGAAGCTGGGGTTCGGGATCGGGGGTGCCTGGCTTGATCACGAGCGCAGCCGGTTCGTGTGGGTGATCTGGTACGAGGGGGAGGAGACGTTCGAGGAGGCGAACCAGCGGTACTGGGCGTCGCCGGAGCGGGAGGCGATGGGGCTGGACCCGTCCGAGTATCTGGTCGATCGCGACGTGCGGGTGGTCGAGCAGGTCTACTGA